A single genomic interval of Mucilaginibacter robiniae harbors:
- the dusB gene encoding tRNA dihydrouridine synthase DusB: MSVQIGNIDLGEFPLLLAPMEDVSDPPFRYVCKKYGADMMYTEFISSEGLIRDAAKSRQKLDIFEYERPIGIQIFGSNIEHMREATEIATQAGPDLMDINYGCPVKNVACRGAGASLLQDIDKMVAMTKAVVEATHLPVTVKTRLGWDDNTKNVYEVAERLQDVGIKALTIHGRTRAQMYKGEADWTLIREIKRNPRIQIPIFGNGDIDSPEKAANWRLEYGVDGMMIGRAAIGYPWIFREIKHFFTTGEHREPPTIAERIDACKTHLEKSIEWKGPKTGVFEMRRHYSNYFKGLDHFKEYRMKLVSTENIDELYDILWQINEKYSVQMA; encoded by the coding sequence ATGTCTGTACAAATAGGAAATATTGATTTAGGTGAGTTTCCGCTGCTGCTGGCACCTATGGAAGATGTGAGCGATCCGCCGTTCCGTTACGTATGCAAGAAGTATGGCGCGGATATGATGTACACCGAGTTCATATCATCAGAGGGGCTGATACGCGATGCTGCTAAAAGCCGTCAGAAGCTGGATATTTTTGAATATGAACGGCCCATTGGGATTCAAATATTCGGCAGCAATATTGAGCATATGCGCGAAGCCACCGAAATAGCCACCCAGGCTGGTCCGGATTTGATGGATATCAATTATGGTTGCCCAGTTAAAAATGTGGCTTGCCGCGGTGCAGGAGCCAGCCTGTTGCAGGATATTGATAAAATGGTAGCCATGACCAAAGCCGTGGTAGAAGCTACCCATTTGCCCGTAACGGTAAAAACCCGTTTAGGTTGGGATGATAATACCAAAAACGTGTACGAAGTAGCCGAACGCCTGCAGGATGTAGGCATTAAAGCCCTTACCATACATGGCCGCACCCGCGCCCAGATGTACAAAGGTGAAGCCGACTGGACGCTGATTCGTGAAATTAAACGCAACCCGCGCATACAGATACCTATTTTTGGTAACGGTGATATTGACTCGCCCGAAAAGGCAGCCAACTGGCGGCTGGAGTATGGCGTAGACGGCATGATGATTGGCCGTGCAGCTATTGGCTACCCTTGGATATTCAGAGAAATTAAGCACTTTTTTACTACTGGCGAGCACCGCGAACCTCCTACTATAGCCGAGCGGATTGATGCCTGCAAAACACATTTGGAAAAATCCATTGAGTGGAAGGGACCAAAAACCGGTGTATTTGAAATGCGTCGTCATTACTCCAACTACTTCAAGGGGTTAGACCATTTTAAGGAGTACCGCATGAAACTGGTATCTACCGAAAATATTGACGAACTGTATGATATTTTATGGCAGATAAATGAGAAATATAGTGTGCAAATGGCTTGA
- the apaG gene encoding Co2+/Mg2+ efflux protein ApaG, whose translation MVTTTITDGVKVSVETQYQPEYSNPANEHYMFAYKINIENLSNYTVQLMRRHWHIFDSNSTRREVEGEGVVGVQPVIEPGHSHEYISGCNLKTDMGSMKGEYEMVRLLDNTTFNVQIPEFYLIAPFKMN comes from the coding sequence ATGGTTACTACTACAATAACAGATGGAGTTAAAGTGTCGGTGGAAACGCAGTACCAACCTGAATACTCAAACCCGGCGAATGAGCATTACATGTTTGCTTACAAAATAAATATTGAAAACCTGAGCAACTATACTGTGCAACTGATGCGCCGCCACTGGCACATTTTTGATTCGAACAGTACCCGTCGCGAAGTAGAAGGTGAAGGTGTAGTAGGTGTACAGCCGGTTATTGAACCGGGCCATTCACACGAATACATATCAGGCTGCAACCTGAAAACTGATATGGGCAGCATGAAAGGCGAGTACGAGATGGTACGCCTGTTAGATAACACCACCTTCAACGTCCAAATACCGGAGTTTTACTTAATTGCTCCGTTTAAAATGAATTAA
- a CDS encoding MgtC/SapB family protein yields MHSEFFHIAYHDLIKIGLSIFFGGILGLERQYKHKTAGFRTIILICLGSALFTLVAQKGGTNVNANVITGIGFIGAGVIFKDGFSVSGLTTAAVIWISAAIGVATGTGDYTLAMVATALTICILSVFSLFEDYMNKIHSKKIYNLVFTDVNFDDIKSFESLVIVHHLKSERLSINKKDNNLQALIEVTGHQENINKLNEQLAISPLVKSF; encoded by the coding sequence ATGCACTCTGAATTCTTTCACATCGCGTACCATGATTTAATTAAAATAGGTTTATCTATATTCTTCGGTGGAATATTAGGTTTAGAAAGACAGTACAAACATAAAACTGCTGGTTTTCGAACTATTATCCTGATCTGTTTAGGCTCAGCCTTGTTCACGCTGGTGGCGCAAAAGGGTGGTACAAATGTAAATGCCAATGTAATTACGGGCATTGGCTTTATTGGTGCCGGTGTGATATTTAAAGATGGTTTTTCGGTAAGTGGTTTAACTACCGCGGCCGTAATCTGGATTTCGGCTGCTATTGGCGTAGCAACCGGCACCGGCGATTATACATTGGCTATGGTGGCTACTGCATTAACCATATGCATCTTATCGGTATTTAGCTTGTTTGAAGATTACATGAACAAGATACATAGTAAGAAAATTTACAATCTTGTATTTACCGACGTTAATTTTGATGATATTAAATCTTTCGAAAGCTTGGTAATAGTCCATCATTTAAAGTCAGAACGCCTTTCCATCAACAAAAAAGATAACAATCTGCAGGCGTTGATTGAGGTAACTGGTCATCAGGAAAATATCAATAAGCTAAATGAGCAATTAGCTATCAGTCCGCTGGTAAAATCTTTTTAA
- a CDS encoding histidine kinase dimerization/phospho-acceptor domain-containing protein: MSLNKVQLISALGLAAVFIIDIVTPTDYTVDILYLCCILAVFKQSIQTIIGFSFSACLLISLSLLIAVENGLMLNLSVWVNRGISIFAICIVAYIAAHYNKLSQLSRDKEKQYSKALEDMLFITSHQVRKPVANILGLVNLIDKDADASSLKEYHEHLQASASELDTIIKELNNFMEQAEQDQHTELDNFTAL, from the coding sequence ATGTCTTTAAATAAAGTGCAGCTTATATCGGCGCTAGGCCTTGCGGCTGTTTTTATTATTGACATTGTAACACCAACCGACTATACTGTTGATATTTTGTATTTGTGCTGCATTTTAGCCGTATTTAAACAATCTATACAAACTATAATCGGTTTTTCTTTTTCCGCCTGTTTGCTCATTAGCCTCAGTTTACTGATTGCCGTTGAAAATGGTTTAATGCTTAACTTATCTGTATGGGTTAATCGTGGCATATCTATTTTTGCCATCTGTATTGTTGCGTACATAGCGGCACACTACAACAAGTTAAGCCAGCTAAGCCGCGATAAGGAAAAACAATACAGCAAGGCGTTAGAAGATATGCTGTTTATTACCTCTCATCAGGTAAGAAAACCCGTAGCGAATATACTGGGCCTTGTTAATTTGATTGATAAAGATGCTGATGCTTCCAGTTTAAAAGAATATCATGAGCACTTACAGGCCTCAGCCAGCGAACTAGATACTATCATCAAAGAACTAAACAACTTTATGGAACAGGCTGAACAAGACCAGCATACCGAGTTAGATAATTTCACTGCCCTGTAA
- a CDS encoding IS1182 family transposase yields the protein MGGKIVFKEYDPDQLTFLPYKLEELVPTGHPVRIVKQVVDTVDVKPINRKYKGGGASSFHPRLMLKLLVYGYLTNTYSSRKLEEQAAQNVHFMWLLGMKKPDHNTINRFRSEKLSGVLKQIFSQIVLLLEQEGIVSLKEAVFTDGTKIESAANKYTFVWGKNIKANKDKMKAQLDELWGYAQSIAAEELKDTAPLEYSEINPEKVKETISKINAALDDKEDVDKKVKQKLNYAKKHWPESLARYDEQEKLLAGRNSMSKTDPDATFMRMKEDHMLNGQLKPAYNLQISTQEQFILNYTLHQTSTDYQTLSSHIEQYQALYKDLPKAIVADAGYGSDENYGVLARKGIEAYIKYNTFDKEQKDGIKAFSNDSLHYNEAENYLVCPIGQWMAHIGNGQRVTSSGFVQLISRYRAQNCEGCPMRGVCHTTQGNRVVEINHSLRQHKQAAKERLNTEQGINLRKRRPADVEPVFAQLKHNHGFRRFLLKGMSKAEVEIGLLSIAHNLRKWKT from the coding sequence ATGGGAGGCAAGATAGTCTTTAAGGAATATGATCCAGACCAGTTAACGTTTTTACCGTACAAACTGGAGGAACTGGTACCGACAGGTCATCCGGTCCGTATCGTTAAACAGGTCGTGGACACGGTAGATGTCAAACCGATCAACCGGAAGTACAAAGGCGGCGGGGCGTCAAGTTTCCATCCCCGGCTGATGCTGAAGCTGCTGGTTTACGGCTATCTGACCAATACTTATTCCTCACGCAAACTGGAAGAACAGGCGGCACAGAACGTACACTTCATGTGGCTTTTAGGGATGAAAAAGCCCGACCACAACACCATCAACCGTTTTCGCAGCGAGAAGTTGTCAGGCGTCTTAAAGCAGATCTTCTCACAAATCGTGTTGCTGCTCGAGCAGGAAGGTATCGTATCCTTGAAAGAAGCCGTTTTTACTGATGGTACCAAGATCGAATCAGCGGCGAACAAGTACACCTTCGTATGGGGCAAAAACATCAAGGCGAATAAAGATAAGATGAAAGCCCAGCTTGATGAACTGTGGGGTTATGCGCAAAGCATTGCCGCCGAAGAACTAAAAGATACAGCGCCCTTGGAATATAGTGAGATCAACCCGGAGAAAGTAAAGGAAACCATCTCAAAGATCAATGCAGCCTTAGATGATAAAGAAGACGTAGACAAAAAAGTAAAGCAAAAGCTGAACTACGCAAAGAAGCACTGGCCGGAGAGCCTGGCACGGTATGACGAGCAGGAAAAGTTATTAGCCGGCCGTAACAGCATGTCAAAGACCGACCCGGATGCCACCTTCATGCGGATGAAGGAAGACCATATGCTGAACGGACAACTTAAGCCGGCCTATAACCTGCAGATATCCACCCAGGAGCAATTCATCCTTAATTATACCCTGCATCAAACCTCAACCGATTACCAAACCTTGTCTTCCCATATTGAACAATACCAAGCCTTATATAAAGACCTGCCCAAAGCCATTGTTGCCGACGCCGGCTACGGATCGGATGAGAACTACGGTGTGTTAGCGCGAAAAGGCATTGAGGCTTACATCAAATACAATACGTTCGATAAGGAACAAAAGGACGGTATCAAAGCGTTCAGTAACGACAGCCTGCATTATAACGAAGCGGAGAATTACCTTGTTTGTCCGATAGGTCAATGGATGGCGCATATCGGTAACGGTCAGCGAGTCACTTCATCTGGTTTTGTACAACTGATCAGCCGTTACCGTGCCCAGAACTGTGAAGGTTGCCCGATGCGTGGTGTTTGCCATACTACACAGGGTAACCGGGTCGTTGAGATCAACCACAGCCTAAGACAACATAAACAGGCAGCCAAAGAACGGTTGAATACAGAACAGGGTATCAACCTCAGGAAACGAAGGCCGGCCGATGTGGAACCGGTATTCGCCCAATTAAAGCATAACCATGGCTTCAGACGATTCCTGCTGAAAGGGATGTCCAAGGCCGAGGTCGAAATCGGCTTATTATCCATCGCACATAACCTAAGAAAATGGAAAACCTGA
- the kduI gene encoding 5-dehydro-4-deoxy-D-glucuronate isomerase, whose protein sequence is MEIRFENSKKEVSRMITEELREAFLVEQLMQEDKITLVYSHYDRLIVGGVKPVNSQVRLETHTELKAEYFLERRELGIINVGGAGTVTADGQTYHLDKLSCLYLGKGTKEVSFTSTDAANPAMFYLLSAPAHAEYPSRLMPKEEASPVQLGDAMTSNKRTVYKYIHLEGIRSAQLVMGLTVLEPGSVWNSVPPHTHTRRTEVYFYFDLPENQRLFHFMGEPQQTRSIVMQNHDAVISPPWSVHFGCGTSNYTFIWGMAGENQVYSDMDALTVPDLK, encoded by the coding sequence ATGGAAATCAGATTTGAAAATAGCAAAAAGGAAGTTAGCAGAATGATTACCGAAGAGCTGAGAGAAGCTTTTTTGGTAGAACAGCTGATGCAGGAAGATAAAATTACGCTGGTGTACTCGCATTATGACCGCCTGATTGTAGGCGGTGTAAAGCCAGTAAACAGCCAAGTAAGGCTGGAAACGCATACCGAGCTTAAAGCCGAGTACTTTTTGGAGCGCCGAGAGCTGGGCATTATCAACGTAGGCGGTGCAGGCACCGTGACTGCTGATGGACAAACTTACCATTTAGATAAGTTGAGCTGTTTGTATTTAGGTAAAGGCACCAAAGAAGTTAGCTTTACCAGCACTGATGCGGCTAATCCCGCAATGTTTTACCTGCTATCAGCACCGGCACATGCCGAATATCCTAGCCGCTTGATGCCTAAAGAAGAAGCTTCACCAGTGCAGTTAGGCGATGCAATGACTTCGAATAAACGTACCGTGTACAAATACATTCACCTGGAAGGCATTCGAAGTGCACAACTGGTAATGGGCCTTACCGTGCTGGAACCTGGCAGTGTATGGAATTCTGTACCACCGCATACGCATACCCGCCGTACCGAAGTGTACTTTTACTTTGATTTGCCGGAAAACCAACGCTTGTTCCATTTTATGGGCGAGCCGCAGCAAACCCGCAGCATTGTTATGCAAAACCATGATGCCGTGATCTCACCACCTTGGTCGGTACACTTTGGTTGTGGTACCAGCAATTACACCTTCATCTGGGGCATGGCCGGTGAAAACCAGGTTTACTCAGATATGGATGCTTTGACTGTACCTGATTTAAAGTAA
- a CDS encoding SDR family oxidoreductase, which produces MNNIFDLTGKTALVTGGNKGIGRGMAVGLAQAGADVIVVSGSVALEGSEVEQEVTALGRKFKAYQANLSDRDSLYAFINQLKTDYPQIDILVNNAGTILRKPAAEHPDEYWDSVLSLNLDAPFILARELGKQMVEQGSGKIIFTCSLLSFQGGINVPGYAASKGALSSLVKALSNEWAAKGVNVNGIAPGYIATDNTEALRNDPDRSKSILERIPQGRWGNPEDFAGPAIFLASKAGDYVTGTILTVDGGWMGR; this is translated from the coding sequence ATGAACAACATATTTGATTTAACGGGCAAAACGGCGCTGGTAACAGGCGGCAATAAAGGTATTGGCCGTGGTATGGCGGTGGGCTTAGCCCAAGCAGGTGCCGATGTTATTGTCGTTTCTGGTTCTGTAGCACTGGAAGGCAGTGAAGTAGAGCAGGAAGTAACGGCTTTGGGTCGTAAGTTTAAAGCTTATCAAGCCAACCTTTCTGACCGTGACAGCCTTTATGCTTTTATTAACCAGCTAAAAACCGATTATCCGCAGATTGATATTTTGGTAAACAACGCCGGCACCATACTGCGCAAACCGGCAGCCGAACACCCTGACGAATACTGGGACAGTGTATTATCTTTAAACCTGGATGCTCCTTTCATTCTGGCGCGCGAACTGGGCAAGCAGATGGTAGAACAAGGTTCTGGTAAAATCATCTTTACATGCTCATTGCTGAGCTTTCAAGGCGGCATCAATGTGCCGGGTTATGCAGCCAGCAAAGGGGCGCTTTCCAGCTTAGTTAAAGCCTTATCTAACGAGTGGGCAGCTAAAGGGGTTAATGTTAATGGCATAGCGCCGGGCTATATTGCTACTGACAATACTGAAGCACTGCGGAACGACCCAGACCGTAGCAAAAGTATTTTGGAACGCATACCTCAAGGCCGTTGGGGAAACCCGGAAGATTTTGCCGGACCAGCCATTTTCCTGGCTTCTAAAGCTGGCGATTACGTAACCGGCACCATCCTGACTGTAGATGGCGGCTGGATGGGACGATAA
- a CDS encoding nuclear transport factor 2 family protein, which yields MSISAMAQSKEETEVAQAVTALTKAMTDADTTQLSKLTSAHLSYGHSSGKVQTQAEFIHSLATGESDFVSINLTEQTITVSGTTALVRHTLAATTNDSGKPGTVKLYILLVWQKTKSHWILLGRQAIKPPVS from the coding sequence ATGAGCATAAGCGCTATGGCCCAATCTAAAGAAGAAACCGAAGTAGCCCAGGCAGTAACTGCCTTAACCAAGGCCATGACGGATGCTGACACCACGCAGCTCTCCAAGCTTACTTCTGCACATTTAAGTTATGGACACTCCAGCGGTAAAGTTCAAACCCAAGCTGAATTTATACATTCACTGGCTACCGGCGAGTCGGATTTTGTAAGTATTAACTTAACCGAACAAACCATTACGGTATCGGGTACTACAGCCCTGGTTCGCCACACACTAGCAGCCACTACCAACGATAGCGGCAAACCTGGCACGGTTAAGCTATACATTTTACTGGTGTGGCAGAAAACCAAAAGCCATTGGATATTATTAGGCAGGCAAGCCATAAAACCGCCGGTGAGCTAA
- a CDS encoding PAS domain-containing protein translates to MNDMQSDNHVTQQSFQQLVEASPMPTAIYWGQEMQIIAANQAMLQTWGKDSSVLNKPLKDALPELEGQPFFDLLNTVFTTGQAYEAQEDPADLIVDGKLQTFYFTFTYKALKGTDGQTQAIINTATDVTELVLARQQVAETQERLVFALDAAEVGTWDLDPINNVVNWDARCRELFGFDGNSIIPYHDVLSCIHPDDAELVRKAVTAAINPYNSSSYDIRYRTVGRHNQQVRWVHCKGKAYFNNDNAAYRFAGTAQDITTEVNARQRELQLLSLVNNNADQMTVADMDGHLLYMNQAAKKMLGVDAGTDVHTLSANDFYMPDELKRVQQQVIKEISEHEGWQGIINLMNRKTREVIPCQVSFILIKDLQTGNVIGRGATIRDLRPEIKAKTELQRLATIVDSSEDFCNYCDISGNTIYLNKAGSELIGLNKETLSGTTIFDYHSVAANDKIKDEVLPQLLKTGRWSGQLELLHQKTSEIIPIHKQFFVVREDITNEPIAIAGIARDLRPELNARKAIDIKNTELNKAVKELEFLADSVPAVVWSSTPDGLMDYINQRWSEHSIQPVEAALGTGWLKDVHPEDVQPATALWNASIATGEPYQVEIRRLDKYGHYRWWLVRAVPLRDENGQVIKWYGSNTDITEQKELSQQKDNFLGVASHELKTPVTSLKAYTQVMESMFRRSGDIKNAEMLAKMDKQINRLNSLIGDLLDVTKINTGRLQFNDTVFDFSQMVEEVVEDLQRTASKHQMVMELNFHGTVIGDRDRVGQVIINLLTNAIKYSPEANRIVVQTSLQGAEVQLCVQDFGIGISADKKDRVFEQFYRVSGTREHTFPGLGLGLYISAEIIKHMGGRMWVDSVEGEGSTFCFAVPVHQS, encoded by the coding sequence ATGAATGATATGCAGTCCGACAATCATGTTACGCAACAAAGCTTTCAACAGTTGGTTGAAGCATCACCTATGCCTACCGCTATTTACTGGGGGCAGGAAATGCAGATTATAGCCGCCAATCAGGCTATGTTGCAAACGTGGGGTAAAGATTCTTCCGTATTAAATAAACCACTTAAAGATGCTTTACCTGAATTAGAGGGGCAACCTTTTTTTGATTTACTAAATACCGTTTTTACCACCGGGCAAGCCTATGAAGCCCAGGAGGATCCGGCTGATTTGATAGTAGATGGTAAGTTGCAAACCTTCTATTTTACTTTCACTTATAAAGCTTTAAAAGGAACTGACGGACAAACACAAGCTATCATTAACACGGCTACTGATGTAACGGAATTGGTGTTGGCCCGCCAGCAGGTGGCCGAAACACAAGAGCGCTTAGTTTTTGCGTTGGATGCTGCTGAAGTGGGAACTTGGGATTTGGACCCAATTAACAATGTCGTAAACTGGGATGCCCGATGCCGTGAGTTGTTTGGTTTTGACGGCAATAGTATTATTCCATATCATGATGTATTAAGTTGCATTCACCCGGATGATGCAGAGCTGGTACGTAAAGCAGTTACAGCAGCCATTAACCCCTACAATAGCAGCAGTTATGATATTCGGTATCGTACCGTAGGCCGGCATAATCAGCAGGTGCGTTGGGTGCATTGTAAAGGCAAAGCTTATTTTAATAATGATAATGCAGCTTATCGCTTTGCCGGTACTGCACAGGATATTACCACGGAGGTAAACGCCCGGCAACGCGAGTTGCAATTGCTGAGTTTGGTTAACAATAATGCCGACCAGATGACCGTAGCCGATATGGACGGGCACTTACTATACATGAACCAGGCTGCCAAGAAAATGCTGGGTGTAGATGCCGGTACTGATGTACATACCTTAAGTGCCAACGATTTTTACATGCCTGATGAGCTGAAGCGGGTACAGCAGCAGGTAATTAAAGAAATTAGTGAGCACGAAGGCTGGCAAGGCATAATTAACCTGATGAACCGTAAAACCCGCGAGGTTATCCCGTGTCAGGTAAGCTTTATTTTAATTAAGGATTTGCAAACAGGCAATGTAATTGGCCGTGGCGCTACTATTCGTGATTTGCGCCCTGAAATTAAGGCTAAAACCGAACTGCAACGCTTGGCTACCATTGTAGATAGTAGCGAAGACTTTTGTAATTATTGTGATATCAGCGGTAATACTATTTATCTGAACAAAGCGGGTAGTGAGCTGATTGGATTAAACAAAGAAACTCTGAGTGGCACTACAATTTTTGATTATCATTCGGTGGCTGCTAATGATAAAATTAAGGATGAGGTATTGCCTCAACTCCTGAAAACCGGTAGATGGTCGGGCCAGTTAGAGTTACTTCATCAAAAAACCAGCGAAATTATACCTATACACAAGCAGTTTTTTGTTGTTCGTGAAGATATTACCAATGAACCTATAGCTATAGCAGGAATTGCCCGCGATTTGCGGCCTGAGTTGAATGCCCGTAAGGCAATAGATATAAAAAATACTGAACTGAACAAAGCTGTTAAAGAGTTGGAGTTTCTGGCCGATTCGGTACCAGCTGTGGTTTGGAGCAGTACTCCCGACGGATTGATGGATTACATTAACCAGCGCTGGAGCGAGCACAGCATACAGCCTGTTGAAGCCGCCTTGGGTACAGGTTGGTTGAAAGATGTGCATCCGGAAGATGTGCAACCTGCAACCGCTTTGTGGAACGCATCCATCGCTACAGGTGAGCCTTACCAAGTTGAAATCAGGCGGTTGGATAAATATGGCCATTACCGCTGGTGGTTGGTTCGTGCTGTGCCTTTGAGAGATGAAAATGGCCAGGTGATTAAATGGTATGGTTCCAATACTGACATTACTGAACAAAAGGAACTTTCGCAGCAAAAGGACAACTTCTTGGGCGTAGCCAGCCATGAACTGAAAACGCCTGTAACCAGTTTAAAGGCTTACACCCAGGTAATGGAAAGTATGTTCAGGCGTTCGGGCGATATTAAGAATGCCGAGATGCTGGCTAAAATGGATAAGCAGATTAACCGCTTAAATAGTTTAATTGGCGATTTGTTGGATGTAACTAAAATAAATACCGGCAGATTACAATTTAACGACACGGTATTTGACTTTAGCCAGATGGTGGAAGAGGTAGTAGAAGATTTACAGCGTACCGCATCTAAGCACCAGATGGTAATGGAGCTTAATTTTCATGGTACTGTTATAGGCGATCGCGACCGGGTAGGCCAGGTAATTATTAATTTGCTAACCAATGCCATCAAGTATTCGCCTGAGGCTAACCGAATTGTAGTACAAACCAGTTTACAAGGTGCAGAAGTTCAGCTATGTGTTCAGGATTTTGGTATTGGAATCAGTGCTGATAAAAAAGACCGGGTGTTTGAGCAATTTTACCGGGTAAGTGGCACCCGCGAGCACACTTTTCCTGGTTTAGGTTTAGGACTTTATATCTCAGCCGAAATTATTAAGCATATGGGCGGCCGTATGTGGGTAGATTCTGTAGAGGGTGAAGGTTCTACCTTTTGCTTTGCTGTGCCTGTACATCAAAGTTAG
- a CDS encoding PAS domain S-box protein codes for MTHLSNTLQLAANRLQHYLRLGWQHYQQFVADAIQADYPNHKEDIHYWRKKLFTCFVTYTLPVSLLAIIPGIWVGIRQGYGLVVCFGLTAIATVCLVALNKSLSLKFRKMFVVAMFYLLAIVLTITFGTLGPGILYLLALNLFITLTSSAKAAYWSVAVNVLVGAVFAFVIQFRLFATPLIQEYNTGSWIAVVSNLIFLSWVGVALVNYVLSGLEKTLTKEYILQDELQQEAVERQRRNEQLKESEGHYKSLFHSNPTPMWVFDEDTLQFLQVNEAAIESYGYSREEFLSMTIKEIRPVGDVDQFLTTLKQDLSTGMDFHAYCQHCRKNQQCFHVEVQCSTIPFNGKLCKLVIAHDITEQVNYTRAIEMHNKNLQEIAYIQSHVVRAPLARIMGLVDLLIQNAPEKADQEVLHHLESSANEFDEVIKTITYKTYNYNESDNIPEL; via the coding sequence TTGACTCACTTATCAAACACCCTTCAGCTAGCGGCTAACCGCTTGCAGCATTATTTGCGGTTAGGATGGCAGCATTATCAACAGTTTGTTGCTGATGCAATTCAAGCTGACTACCCTAACCACAAAGAAGATATCCATTATTGGCGAAAAAAGCTATTTACGTGTTTTGTAACCTATACGTTGCCGGTAAGCTTACTAGCTATAATACCCGGTATATGGGTAGGCATCAGGCAAGGGTATGGACTGGTAGTTTGTTTTGGCTTAACAGCAATAGCTACGGTATGCTTAGTAGCGCTGAACAAATCATTAAGCCTGAAATTTAGAAAGATGTTTGTAGTAGCCATGTTTTACCTGCTGGCTATTGTACTTACAATTACATTCGGCACTTTGGGGCCCGGAATTTTATACCTGCTAGCCCTAAATTTGTTTATTACCCTTACTTCCAGTGCAAAGGCAGCTTACTGGTCGGTAGCAGTTAATGTACTGGTAGGCGCTGTCTTTGCTTTCGTAATTCAGTTTAGGCTTTTTGCTACTCCTTTAATACAGGAGTATAATACCGGCAGTTGGATAGCGGTGGTATCTAACCTGATTTTTTTAAGTTGGGTTGGTGTAGCCCTGGTTAATTATGTGCTTAGCGGATTGGAGAAAACTTTAACAAAAGAGTATATATTACAGGACGAGCTACAACAAGAAGCCGTAGAAAGACAGCGGCGTAATGAACAGTTAAAGGAATCGGAAGGACATTACAAAAGTTTATTCCATTCAAACCCAACGCCTATGTGGGTATTTGATGAAGACACTTTACAGTTTTTACAGGTGAACGAGGCAGCTATTGAAAGTTACGGCTATTCGCGGGAAGAATTCTTATCTATGACAATTAAAGAAATTAGACCCGTTGGAGATGTAGATCAATTTTTGACGACTCTAAAGCAAGATTTATCAACTGGTATGGATTTTCATGCTTATTGCCAGCATTGTCGTAAAAACCAGCAATGTTTTCATGTAGAAGTACAATGCAGTACCATTCCGTTTAATGGCAAACTATGCAAACTAGTTATAGCACATGACATTACCGAACAGGTTAATTATACCCGTGCTATAGAAATGCATAATAAAAACTTACAGGAAATTGCCTACATACAATCGCATGTAGTAAGAGCACCATTGGCTCGCATAATGGGGTTGGTTGATTTGCTGATTCAAAATGCTCCAGAAAAAGCAGATCAGGAAGTATTACACCATTTGGAAAGCTCAGCTAATGAGTTTGATGAAGTAATTAAAACTATTACGTATAAAACTTATAACTACAATGAGAGTGATAATATACCAGAACTGTAG